The proteins below come from a single Conger conger chromosome 10, fConCon1.1, whole genome shotgun sequence genomic window:
- the atp6ap1lb gene encoding ATPase H+ transporting accessory protein 1 like b gives MAQLTRCLLLPALLLLSLPAPPAHCLSPVLQESSSKTPPSPTADLRGDAEVSVDPHESNSPHPLNRILQPDGRSQGEWNRKLLQTGSGPYAPLSVAPGGRTCILFRARKMAVSHHNLTAVDLTKHTFGPAATVDTTDSTCSQDRAVLSLNFGDVEHLKGLVIRLEMSNTVSETTEQTWFTLDSVQIHYNRQLEARFDAPEIYAPATNSYHCQRVSSQQKYDSMLLPRRAGVSEGGPSEGGPSWHITFTDFQIQAFELQSSQRFGTPRDCASALTPAVLMGLVTSLILLLVLAYALHMVVHLKHIERYEEHKTTVYFPRSPDADRTDKPGS, from the exons cAGCTCAAAGACGCCCCCATCCCCAACTGCTGACCTCAGGGGCG ATGCAGAGGTCAGTGTGGATCCCCATGAGAGCAactccccacaccccctcaaCAGGATTCTGCAG CCAGATGGGCGGAGCCAGGGGGAGTGGAACCGGAAGCTACTGCAGACTGGCTCGGGCCCCTACGCCCCCCTGAGTGTGGCCCCTGGGGGGAGGACCTGCATCCTGTTCCGCGCACGCAAGATGGCCGTCAGCCACCACAACCTCACCGCCGTCGACCTCACCAAACACACCTTCGGCCCCGCCGCTACTGTGGACACCACTGACTCTACCTGCAGCCAGGACAgagcagt gCTGTCTCTCAACTTCGGAGATGTGGAGCATCTGAAGGGATTGGTCATCAG GCTGGAGATGTCCAACACCGTCTCTGAGACCACAGAGCAGACCTGGTTCACCCTGGACAGTGTTCAGATCCACTATAACCGGCAGCTGGAGGCCCGGTTCGACGCCCCGGAGATTTATGCCCCTGCCACAAACTCCTATCACTGCCAGCGCGTCAGCAGCCAGCAGAAATACGACTCCATGCTGCTGCCCCGGCGAGCGGGGGTCAGCGAGGGGGGGCCCAGCGAGGGGGGGCCCAGCTGGCACATCACTTTCACTGACTTCCAG ATCCAGGCCTTTGAGCTGCAGTCGTCGCAGCGCTTCGGCACGCCGCGGGACTGTGCGTCTGCGCTGACGCCGGCGGTGCTGATGGGGCTGGTGACGTCGCTCATCCTGCTGCTGGTCCTGGCCTACGCCCTGCACATGGTGGTGCACCTCAAGCACATCGAGCGCTACGAAGAGCACAAGACCACCGTCTACTTCCCCCGCAGCCCCGACGCTGACCGCACAGACAAGCCCGGGTCCTGA